The Syngnathus acus chromosome 2, fSynAcu1.2, whole genome shotgun sequence genomic interval AAGTTCTCCATCCACTTCTGTGGATGGAGAACTTGGTTGGTGACCTTTGGAGGACTGGCAGGGCTTACGTGTATCTCCAGCTGTGAATGGAAGCATCCTCATAATCCTCAAAACAAACTTTCTTGCCCTTCAGACTTCGTCCCCCCCGGATTCCTCTTCAAACGACCCCTGAGAAACTCTTGGAAAAAGGAGATGGTTTTGTGATAAGCAATTTGTTTGGTCCTCCCCGTCTTTCAGATCCCGAGATTACTTTTCCTTTGTTAAGTATTTCTTTCTCATCATCTACTCAGACGGCGAGGAAACAAATCCCTTCTTCACTGGAGTAATTATCACCCGTTGGTTAGCTTCAGGTGTAAATGAGAGGTTTCAGGCGCTTGAGAGTCATTCTGGACACTCGATGTGctctcttttgtgtgtgtgtgtgtgtgtgtgtgtgtgtgtgtgtgtgcgtgtgtgctcaCAATAATCCGATGCATTGATTCAAGTGTTTGGACCCCTATTGACAGACAATTTCACGTGCAATTGAGAGACTCATTGAAGGATTATCCATTTAAAATTGAACTCttccaattatttttgttttggtttttttgaaGTGGACGCTTCATTTAAAGTACTAATCTCTTCAAAAGCAAATCTTCTGATCCGTTttgtaaaagtgtttttttaagtttgacaTGAATGAAATTTTGATGATTAAAATGTCTTATCTTCCAAAGTGATTGGAATTCGCTAGGATAGAGCAAGCGGGTTATATGTTTGCGAGTCAACAAGCTACTCACCATCTCTGCCCCTGATCAGTAATTGGTTGAAATCTGCGATGGATTACATGTTGAAAGGCAGCAGGGGTGCGAGCCTTTTGACCCATCAGTGGTGGTCCGGTGCTCAGGGGGGCTCTGTGCTGCATGGTGCCGATAAAGCTTTAAGCTGTATTGATGCCGGATGGGTGCAGAGATGAAAGTGAGCGCTGACAAACTgatgaaaatattatttgatgTTGCCGTCTGGCCACAAGCCGGCCCGGAGGCTGAAAGGTTTCCAGTAtcctggaggaaaaaaaaaatatatatttttaaagttggGAAGTGGTGGCTGCTTCACAGCGGCCGAGGATTTAGTGTACCCAGTGGCAATTTACACAATTTAATTCACGCTTTGATAGCACCGCTGTTACGTCGTATTTATAGAGATCATCAATACTATTCAGTCGCAGGTACATTTTCAGGTGCAGTGCACAagaaatagttatttgatagcACAACAGAAAtgtaaaacatttcaacaaaataCGTGACACTCACGAGAGATGCTGATTATTAAATGGAATTGGAGGATGGGAAAATGCTGACATCAGCGGAGGGCCTTGTGAGGATTAATTTGATATTGGATTGATGAAAGAAACACAATTGATTTTGAAagcctctgtctgtctgtctgtctgtctgtctgtctgtctgtctgtgttgaTCTATTAGTCTATCAGTCTGTCTTGTTGGTATGTCATtagtattatttattattatacgtATTTCTATTAATAAttgataatgataataaaataataataataataattattatatattatgattattattattgttgtgagTAGGAGTAATAATATTAATGTATTCATTGTCACACAGTATCTCTGTGTACTGATATTACTATAGTTAATTGGTACATTTCCTCTAAACATCAATCACTATCCTAATCAGAATACTAAATTGGCTGCCGATAAACCTTTATTGATTTAGTGACCTTTAGTCGACCCCTTGTGAAGTTGACCCCTTTTTTCACAGCTTCTTGATCTGATATGAATGAGTCCAGCAGCCCTCAAAGGTGATTTATTCAATTAAACGTGACAagacaaatataaacaaaagcCTCCTGAGGACAGGATTTCCACATTCATATTCACACGTCAATTATGATTTTGCAAATTCAGTTTTCCTatcaaaaaaaggaagaagggaggggagagattgcataaaaatcacaatcaaatcaaaattcacatttaacATGAAGAGGTCAATAAGAATGAAATGTCTTTCTGTGCTCGGATCGCCAACAAATCATCAATCTACACGGGAAAAACTTCTGCCATTGTCCTTGAACGTATCCTCTGGCGTCTTCAAAAGGGCAACGTGTCGAGGAATAACTTATCTATGATTGCGGGCGGCGGCACCAGATCCTCcaactttaaataaaaaatcctcTGCAGGCCTTGAATGCACAAAGTGCGAAGTTCAGGAAGCTTTTCCACCAGTCTGTACAAATGCTTGGCGTCTCTATCTGCGTACACGCTGCCGTCCTTCAAACATTGGACCACGCTACTCTGTAGCTCCTCCACCTTCCGCGCTTCCTTCAGCCCGTGTCGCTCTGTCCAAAAACATCACATCAGATGTTAGCATGTCATATAGCCTAGCATAACAGATGATGTGACTTTCTTGACACCAATTGCTACGTTCCAAGTATTTACTTTTGTGCACAGAAATTGAAAGGGGCACTTGGATCATCTCACCGGTGACCAAGGCGAGGACACATATGCAGGAGAAGGTGGAGATGTCCAAATTCATCCTGTGTAGATTGTTGGAGAACTCCACAATGCTGTCAATCCACTCGCCAAATCCCCGCAGACATTGGAGGCGGTGCCACACGGAGCCGTCGCAGAATATCAATTTATCTTCATCGGGGTTCGATCTGAGACCAAATCAAGGCGTGCAAATGATCCTCGTTTGTTTTCATGACCACATTACATTCGTTGGATTTACCTGTACGACAGACGTAGCACAAAGAGCTCCAAAAATGACGAGTAGAACAGAAGGTCTTGGTCGTGTTTGGTCAGAGAGACAAATCCCGGAATCTTTAACGCCCACGCCCGAATCACTTCCATCGATCGGGTCAGGAGTCCGTAAAACTGACGTACGTGCTGAGCGTCATCTCCCGGAGGGCTTTCCGGGTTTTCCTTGAACTGCACAAGTGTAGAAGTGAGTCGTCTGTGGAATGAAAGCTCCTAAACTGAAGAACATTTCTTACTTTGccgtagtccaggcgcgaggGCGACGGGTTGGACTCCACATGCGCTCGGACGAGGGAACTCAGCAGCAAGTTGATCGGCGGGGACGAGTCGAGGAGAACTTTGGATTTGGAGGGAAGGCGACCCCTGCGACCTTTTAGACTGTCTGTCCGCACCACTGCAGCGTATGAAGATTCAAACATGAGGTCATGTTACAAGGAACATACCGGCAAGGTTCAAAGGTTACCTTCTTTGACCATTCCGACCGCCAGGCATTTCTGGAAGCGACAGTACTGGCAGCGGTTCCTCCGTCGTTTGTCTACGGGGCAACTCTTGGCCGCCAAACACACATACTTGGCATTTTTCTGCACTGTGCGCTGGAGGGAGATGACAACATTGAGTCACTGCACAAACCTTCTATTGACAAAAAGTGTGGGTCGATATTTTGGTCACAGTGATAGCAAAGTGTGTCACGGTTCTTCTAGATTTGTGTTTTGATCAGAAGATCTAACTATGCTCagatgcatgtttgtgtggaaAGAAACGGCCTTTTTGAAAAGAAGCAGCTCGGTCCTCCTCGGTCCAGTGGGAGCTGCGAGGCGCCTAATGGCATACGGTGTGCCGACAGGTCGGTCTGGGTAAATACGGAGGTCGTGGGCATTCATAATTGAGTTAATTGTCCGGGGAATCTTGAGCAAAGAGGGCTTCTTATTCGCAGCACGTTAACGGTGAGTTTCAAACAGGACATTTGGCCCCGTCGACATTCGGGGCACGAGGTCAAAAGTGGGCATGTGAggcaaaatctatttttattattatttattcattcatcccATCCATTGTCCccacgggcgtgctggagcctattccagcagtcatcaggcagtaggtgggggacaccctggactggtttccagccaatcgcagggcacacagagacgaacaaacATTCGCACTTAggaacaatttggagtgctcaattggcctacagAGCATGTTTTCGGGatatgggaggaaaccggagtgcccagagaaaacccacgcgggcccggggagaagatgcacactccacacagggagggttggaggtggaatcgaacccgcaccctcctaactgtgaggcagacgtgctaaccagtgcaacACCGAGCCGCCCAGCATACAGGGTTAGTagattcaaaatgttttgtatgcCCAaacttttctatttatttaaatgtaagttgttgttttttttaaatattggaCCTGTGTGACAACCCGCCACttgaataaatattatttgaaCTATTTAAAACTAAGAAAGGTGAGAATATTtctttgaattcatttttgtttgtttgttttttacattttcaaaacatccATTCAAATACAAAAGGTAAAATCTGGgaacaattgaatttgaatctttagtctttttttttttactttaaataatcatttgaattatttcaaCACATAAACTCTTTCTAATTGGTTTAAATACAGCAGCAGCTGTGACTTTGCCCCCTGGCTGGCTTTTGGACCCCCCTgctccaaataaatgtaatagtCTTAATATGGTGCCTGTATAGCTTGCAGCTTTcaccaaaaaatacaaatcgtGTCTGTGGCTCTTACGCATAACGTGTTTATCCAGTGGCACAAATGACAATCAACTGGGTGCTAATCTCTGAAATATCGGAAACACCGAAATCTCGTTGAGGTAAATGTGCACCCCACCTTGAAGAATCCTTTGCATCCCTCGCAAGTTCGCACTCCGTAGTGCTGGCAGGCTGCGTTGTCCCCGCACACCGCGCACAATCCCTCCGCGCTCGGTCGTCCTCGGCTGGGGGTGCACGTGGAAGGACTCGGGTTGTTCCTTAAGTGCTGAGTGTGGGCGAGCTGCAGAGGGTGAAACCCCGCACACCCCTGCAATCCGGTACAGCAAAAAAGACCGGAAGAGTCCAGCGCTTGGTCCACATTGGTGGACAGGTGGAAAGGGCGATCAAATTTCATGGGGCTTGAAAAGTTCCGATTGTCTTCTTCAGTATGTTTGATGGAAAACAGTGAGAATCTGGATAAGGAGTTTTTCCTCTGCGCCGAATAGTCTTGAGGGATCAGAGAACCAGAGTCCTCCCACATTGGTGGACTTTGAAAGTTGGACATGATGGGTGCGCGCGAGGATGAAGACTGGTAATAGTAAACGGAACTGGTGGAGGAAAGCAAATCAGCCGCCTGCAGATGTTGACCGGGCTGAAATCGCGCTGGGCAACCGCGCGCATCTTCCGTCTTGACGCACGTCAGCTCCCGGTGATGCGGCATTTGGAATAGACACTGGGGCTTGACGTCGTAGCAGCAACTGTAAGCTTCTGCGCCCGACGGCGAAGCTGAGATTTCACTGTTCGCAAGGTCCATGCTGAACTTGACAAACTCCGGAGTGATGAAGTCACAGCTCCGCTCTCCGACGGCGCTCTGAGACGCCGGGCTGGctcctggaggagaggagctGAATTGCGTCTGCACGCATGGCATGGTCACTGAAATCGGATTTAAAAAGTGCAGGAGAGTTTATTCCACACTACAGTAAAAATGTACTGATTCGGAATATCAGACACAAATGTCTACCGTATCACTTGACATTATTTTGGTAACCTACCTTCAATGTTGATCTTGGTTGACGGAATGTAATCCAAAACGGCTGCAAGTCTTTTGCCGTGCAGCGATCATGAAGTCCACTTGCTGGTGGCAAATGCAGATTTGGATCCAGAGACACCGACAATGTGCTTTTGTGTCCGTGGTGCGTACGCGTGCGCCACAACCATTACGCAGTTGGggggtctctctctctctctctctctctctctctctctctctctctctctctctctctctctctctctctctctctctctctctctctctctctctctctctctctctctctctctctctctctctctctctctctctctctctctctctctctctctctctctctctctctctcgctctcgctctcgctctcgctctcgctctcgctctcgctctcgctctcgctctccatCTCTCTGACACTTCAACATCTTTTTAATGGGGTGCGGTTTGTTTTAAGGTATTTTTTGTGCAATATATTTAagtttatatatatgttaCAACACTTGTAACGACTGACTGtcttacaataattttaaatgaCTTTAGGAATAAAACTTCTGTGTGGTGTTTGATGAACGCTTGGGCGAAACCACTTCTTTAAAAGCTACAATTGTAATGGCAACGTAATACTGTATGACGTGTTGTTAATATTTTGTGTGCCAAAAGACGACAGCTGGTGGCACTTGGCTCTTTGTAATGATCCCTAGAAGGACGTTGGGCGACTTGAGCAAGCCGCTGCTTCGTTACGTCATGCGAAGGCAAGGTCGTCTATTCCGAGCTGtgattggacaaaaagagCAGACGCGCGTACTCTGATTGGTGGAAGCTCACGTCATTCAAACGTAGCTCCACTTCCTGGTTGAAGCTGTCAAACTCTCATCGGGCTACCAGACAGGCTAGGACAACCGATGCCTCGTTCTCCGCCCTGCATCGCCCTGAGCGACCGTTTATCAAGCCCCAAACAAGGCAATCTGTAAGTGAAAAGCGCCTCATCTTTTTGGTCATTTATAATCTCAATTATTACTCAACATCTTTATGGTCCGTTTGTCAAAAGACCTTGTGTAGTTTGCGCCTCGTAAGCCAGTACTGTAATAACCTTGTGTATGCGTGTTGTTATtatgcgtaaaaaaaaaagatttaaaattaaaaactagGAAATATCCTTTCTGCTCTCGTCAGTTTATATGacgtattgtttttttttttgcccctctCTCGTTTTCACATCACTTTATTCGTCAGCGTTCGTCTCGCCCAAAGATCAAACCGGAGAGCGTTGTAATCCATAGCAAGATGTCAGTTTAAGATGAGCGCTCAGTGCAGGAGACTTCTAGTCACAATAATACGTTTGGCCAGAAAGCCCCACTACGCCCTCCGATGCTGACTCATAATTGAGCGTGCATGTCGGCTGATGTAAGAGCAGCATTGGCGCCATCCCTCAGCAGCGTGACTGAGTGTGGACGAGCCGGCTCATCCAGCCTCTCCGTCTTAACCCCCGGCCtcattattgtcattatttgcATTCATATTACAGTATCGCTTTTTCTAACGAGCTGTCTATCCAAAGTGTGAAAACAGGCATGCTATTATACTCTCAAAAGGTGTCTGCCAGTGATGACGGCTGGAAATagtgttaaaaaagaaatacacgaTCAGAAATAAGAAAGCTCACACAATTAGTTCGGCCATTATTAAACATTAATCCTAAAGAAATAAAGTATGAAAAGCAATCCTCCCCATTAGAACAGGAAGCCTAACCCAAGATTAGCATGCAGGCCTAACCCAAGACTTTGCAAATCAGAAATAATTCGACtcattaataatataatataaacgCAAATGGCATTTatgttcttcacagaaaatgaGCTAAAGCCGGTGAATTccaggttggaaaaaaaaacctgaaaatgGGTTTCACAGACCCAATCGGGGTTAAACATAGAACCGCAGCATTCACCACTTGTTGTCCTTACTCTAGTTTGAGGTTGGCACGCCTCCCATACGTACCCCTCATAACACGATGCTCTTTTCGCAGGGAATATGGCGTTCAGGAAGGCGCTCAAACGGACAGCTATGATCGGCGGCGGAGCCGTCGCTACCGTTTTTGGTCTGTCACAGCTCGTAGAGTATAGGAAGAAGCAGGTAAGTTGCAAATGAACATTGTTGAGTTGAGAAAAAGTCTTCCATAGCATGTCCAATCAGGATGTTGGAATGTATTTGATGCCTTTAGGATATAGTACACTACCCTATATGTACCTCATATGTTTGCCAGATGTTGCGCATGAAGCAGTGTTCATTTCAAACGTAAGTCACTTGTTCCTGTGACTTACTAAAATGAAAAGTCATTTATTGGAGGTGTGGCTAAAAAGGGTTAGGTCATTCCTTCATGTCATTTAGCGATACCTTTTTGTCACTGTGGTTAGCGCCAAACTGTAGGAAGGGAGAATAGACTTCTGACGCACCAAAATGAAGCcttgtgttgttttccttttttatttatttatttatttattgttttctgaCACCAGAGCCATACAACATTCAGTCTTTCCCGCTCTTAACTTTTCTTGTCCTGCCACCCCACTACACGCCACACAGTCTATACATGTGACACTCGTGATAAATCATCCTGCAGGGTTTTATAACCTTCGTGCGAAGCACAGAAAGATTGTGTTTCCTTACATGTGAAGAATTAAGCTCCTCCACTGCTTAAGATGAATTCATCACAGCACTTTAGAAAGAAATCCGCGCAACATTTTCAGAGAAAAATTACTTTGATTCATGCACAATTTTTGTGTCAGGAACTACTTTAGATGACATGAAAGCACGGAAAGGGATAGATTGTGCTTAGTCATTGGTGACTCATCTAATTTTTGCGTGAGATTTGCACTGGGAACGGCTTCTAAGATAAGGAAAATTGCAGGTAggactattattattattatttgaataaataaataaataaataaataaataaataggaaggaaggaaggaaggaagattTCAGGTAGTaattattaaaatgaataaataaataaataaataaataggaaggaagaaaataatgaaggaaggaagaaaataatgaaggaaggaaggatgaaaagaaggaaggaaggaaggaaggaaggaaggaaggaaggaaggaaggaaggaaggaaggaagtgtAGTCCGAGCCAAAATTGTTGTGCAGTTTTGCaaaacacagtgcgcctttaaaaaatccaaagaACCCTTTACAAGGAAAGTGACGGATTACAAAAAAGACACTCGATACACACGCGCAAATGAAAATCTTTGCACCGAAATAATTGCGTTGCCATTCATTtccatgggggaaaaaaaactaccgTCAGGTTCTTCTGTACATCcttgatttcatttgtcattttcacctTTTTTCGTCTCTACTTCATTTTGTGTCTGCATTTCTAAGATGCTGTCAAAGCAGCCCGGtgttttataaataaacaaacacaccctgccctgccctgccacAAAGCTGCACTGAGTCCTCATGGGGGCATCTTATAGCTCCACGTTTGATCTTTTAGTGTCCAGCCTTGACGCTTTCGTCATCTGAGAGGGGCGAGCAGCTGGGTTTCCCCTCGACCTTTGACCCGACGTAGACCTATATTTGAACATCCGCAGAGCTACCACATAGCAGCCTTTATTTAACTGTGCGTGCTAATGTGAACTTTGTTTGTGTCCCATTGCAATAATGTCTTTCTCTTGCCTGTCGCCGCCTACCCAACCAAGAACGGATCGGTAAGCGAGAAGCCGATGTTGATGAAATCTAATCA includes:
- the LOC119132216 gene encoding nuclear receptor subfamily 4 group A member 2-like → MPCVQTQFSSSPPGASPASQSAVGERSCDFITPEFVKFSMDLANSEISASPSGAEAYSCCYDVKPQCLFQMPHHRELTCVKTEDARGCPARFQPGQHLQAADLLSSTSSVYYYQSSSSRAPIMSNFQSPPMWEDSGSLIPQDYSAQRKNSLSRFSLFSIKHTEEDNRNFSSPMKFDRPFHLSTNVDQALDSSGLFCCTGLQGCAGFHPLQLAHTQHLRNNPSPSTCTPSRGRPSAEGLCAVCGDNAACQHYGVRTCEGCKGFFKRTVQKNAKYVCLAAKSCPVDKRRRNRCQYCRFQKCLAVGMVKEVVRTDSLKGRRGRLPSKSKVLLDSSPPINLLLSSLVRAHVESNPSPSRLDYGKFKENPESPPGDDAQHVRQFYGLLTRSMEVIRAWALKIPGFVSLTKHDQDLLFYSSFLELFVLRLSYRSNPDEDKLIFCDGSVWHRLQCLRGFGEWIDSIVEFSNNLHRMNLDISTFSCICVLALVTERHGLKEARKVEELQSSVVQCLKDGSVYADRDAKHLYRLVEKLPELRTLCIQGLQRIFYLKLEDLVPPPAIIDKLFLDTLPF